A window of the Gossypium hirsutum isolate 1008001.06 chromosome A05, Gossypium_hirsutum_v2.1, whole genome shotgun sequence genome harbors these coding sequences:
- the LOC107957443 gene encoding acyl-CoA-binding domain-containing protein 4 translates to MGAEEIKKDMDIISWPSDLAYEQWVALPVSGARPSARYKHAAAVADEKLYITGGSRNGRYLSDIQAFDLRSLTWSSLKLEIDPDADTSEDSGLQEVLPGISDHSMIKWENKLLLLGGHSKKSSDAMIVHFINLETHVCGVMETSGKIPVARGGHSVTLVGSKLIVFGGEDRSRKLLNDVHVLDLQTMTWSVVEATQTPPAPRFDHSAAVHSERYLLIFGGCSHSVFFNDLHVLDLYTMEWSQPQVQGDLVSPRAGHAGISIDEMWYIVGGGDNNNGCPETLALNMSKLVWSTLTTLKERHPLASEGLSICSAIIDGGKYLVAFGGYNGKYNNEVFVMKLKPRDLSHPKIFQSPAAAAAAASVTAAYALAKSEKLDFPQIIDLNFNGVENNVPKKDINLEINAIKEEKVVLESSIDEARAENSRLREKIDELKSNHTELSKELQSVQSQLISERSRCFKLEAQIAELQKMLESLESIENEVQILRRQKSALEQEMEVSSTQQQGSGGVWRWIAGGT, encoded by the exons ATGGGAGCAGAAGAGATTAAAAAGGACATGGATATCATTAGTTGGCCTTCAGATTTGGCATATGAGCAGTGGGTAGCACTCCCGGTTTCTGGCGCACGACCATCAGCTCGATACAAg CATGCTGCCGCTGTAGCTGATGAGAAACTATATATCACTGGAGGCAGTCGTAATGGTCGATACCTGTCTGATATTCAG GCATTTGATCTTAGAAGTTTGACATGGTCTAGTCTGAAACTGGAGATTGATCCTGATGCTGATACATCAGAAGACAGTGGCTTACAGGAAGTTCTTCCAGGCATTTCTGATCACAGTATG ATTAAGTGGGAAAATAAACTTCTTCTTCTTGGTGGGCATTCTAAGAAATCTTCCGATGCAATGATAG TGCATTTTATCAATCTGGAGACGCATGTCTGTGGTGTCATGGAGACCTCAGGAAAAATTCCG GTAGCACGTGGGGGTCATTCTGTCACACTGGTGGGTTCTAAACTAATAGTGTTTGGTGGAGAAGACAGGAGCAGGAAATTGCTGAATGATGTACATGTTCTTGATTTACAGACAATGACTTGGAGTGTAGTCGAGGCAAC GCAGACACCTCCAGCTCCAAGATTTGATCACTCAGCTGCAGTGCACTCAGAGCGTTACCTTTTGATTTTTGGCGGTTGTTCACATTCAGTATTCTTCAATGATCTTCATGTGTTGGACTTGTACACT ATGGAGTGGTCCCAACCACAAGTTCAGGGTGATTTGGTGAGTCCTAGGGCTGGTCATGCCGGTATTTCCATTGATGAAATGTGGTATATTGTCGGTGGTGGAGATAACAACAATG GTTGCCCAGAGACTCTTGCCTTAAATATGTCCAAGTTAGTTTGGTCCACTCTGACCACTTTGAAGGAGAGGCATCCACTTGCTAGTGAG GGCCTAAGTATTTGCTCAGCTATAATTGATGGAGGGAAGTATTTGGTTGCATTTGGTGGATACAATGGGAAATATAATAATGAG GTTTTTGTTATGAAACTCAAACCAAGAGACTTATCTCATCCGAAGATTTTCCAGTCCCCAGCAGCAGCTGCAGCAGCGGCTTCTGTTACTGCTGCATATGCCTTGGCAAAGTCTGAAAAATTGGATTTTCCACAAATAATAGATCTGAACTTTAATGGAGTTGAAAACAATGTTCCTAAAAAGGATATCAACCTTGAAATTAATGCAATTAAAGAAGAGAAGGTGGTGTTGGAGTCGTCAATTGATGAAGCCAGGGCTGAAAATTCTAGGCTGAGAGAGAAGATTGATGAATTAAAAAGCAATCATACTGAATTGTCGAAG GAACTCCAATCTGTCCAAAGTCAGCTGATATCGGAGAGATCAAGATGCTTTAAACTTGAG GCTCAAATTGCAGAACTACAGAAGATGTTGGAATCATTAGAGTCCATAGAAAACGAAGTGCAAATACTTAGGAGACAAAAGTCCGCACTGGAGCAGGAGATGGAGGTTTCATCTACCCAGCAACAAGGTTCAGGTGGTGTTTGGCGGTGGATAGCCGGGGGCACATAG